From the Drosophila willistoni isolate 14030-0811.24 chromosome 2L unlocalized genomic scaffold, UCI_dwil_1.1 Seg168, whole genome shotgun sequence genome, the window cACTTGCTCCGAAACCGGATTTTGTACGACCGCTTCCAAAGAAATTTCAGCAATTATGGCTGAGGCGAGGCTTAGGGCAGacataaagaaaattttaattaccAACTTATTACGAGGTGAGCCCTAGACTcaagttaaaagaataaaaaaggTCATGAAAATGTTGTCAAAAATTTTGCTACATTTTCGAAAGTTTTCAAGCGTTacataaatatgcaaataaatataatttatgaatcTAGTGGCGGCGCGAGGATCCAGTGTGTCGCTTCTTGGAGTGGTGCTGCTTCTGATGATGCTTATGGTTTGGCTTTGACTCTTTGCCCGAGTGGGATTGCCTGGGGCTCCTTTGCGACTTCAACTTATGGAGTTTATGGACGCCTCCAGCAATGAGGGGAATGGCCTTGTGGGCATGTTTGTTTTCCTCGGATTTTGGTGAACGATGTACACTGGAATGATGCTGATGCGGTTGCAAATGGTGTTGGTTCTGGCTGTGGCTTTGACGCTTGTGATGGTGATGTTGTTGATCATGATTCAAAGGCTGCATGGCATAGGCCACGGCAATAAGGATTGCCACAATTAGTATCTGTAGGAGAGCGATGATGAAAATGTAAATTATTACCGAGTCAACTTCCTAGGAAACTATCAAACCCTGGACAAAGGGGTTTTGGCTGCACTCCGATAAGATAACCACTTACACACACTGttttcttcattttgttttatcaatttttgtaGTTCTCTATTGTCTCTGGGGCCTGTGTAAACACACTCGCATTCAATTGTCGACTGGTTTTTCGGAAACTCTTCCCCTTGTGTTTTTATATCGTTATCTTTTTATATGGTCGCCGCTCCACGTAAGTTCATACGAATGTATTTCGTATGaccgaaaaacaaaacaaaaaaaaataacgagtTGCGAGTTTTatgtttataaataataatagattTAACAGATGTTGTCTGAAGCTGGGCTTGGACATAGAAAATTTAGCGTAAGCATGACTTTGTCAGTattattcattaaaatttatattaccCACGTGAAAGGGTAGTAAAGTCCACAATCTATATAcaatttatgttttatgttTCCTTAGAATGTAAGGCCTACGTGTTCTTTTACAAAAGGCTTTTcgttaaacattttaaaactatTCCTTTTTCCATTGTTTAAAAAACGCCTGACATTAAACATTTCAGTTTTCGAATAATTAACTTAATCAATactattttaaattaaatgtgGTGTAGTTTGAGAAGGATGAAATATTCTTCATTAATATTTTACTCTTCTATTGTGGATTAAAATTCTGTTGCtcttgtaaatttttaaaacattgcacaatttttgtaaatttgtaaatttatcTGTTGGAAAAagtttcaaattcaaatagCGTAGATAGAATTTTACATATGTAGAAGTAATCTAAGGCGTAAAAATTGATTGTGTACATCGAGGAGTCGACGTGGTTGTTCCCATTACAAAGCTGTAAGAAAACCTGGTTTTTGTTTCCAAAGAAAGTacataataattataaagttTATCAATTGTTTAAATTGGAGTGTGATTCCAACTATTTACGATTCTTGTGCTGATTTCCAATTTACAGTTTTTGGATGACATCTTAAATTTTAAGATGAAAGTCAATAACATGTTTTGAAACTGTAactttctttatattttttgcaaacTTGCCCTTTAAGCATTagcattaaaaaaacaaaacaatttttatcaTTGCCATTAATTAAACTGATTTTCACTTGATTTAATGccataaagaaaagaatttgaatcaaaaatttttccattGGCATTGAACAATGcttataaaaatacaattttattagcattataattaataaataaaaattgaataattagtaatataaaaaatgaaaaagtaaaagaaaatatatagaaaacaaatataattataatttttgtttttccataaTTTTTAACATGTTTCATAATAAAATGtaactaattttttttctttttcaatgaCAATGTAAGAATTTTTATtggcaatgtttttttttcaatgccAATGTCCAATTGTTAGAACAATAGGCCTATCTTACGGTGTTTTCTTTGTTCTTGTGAAACCAAAACTACTAACACGTCAGCTTAAAGAAAATGAATTTCAACGAATTTTAATatcaaatttttatatatagaatatatatctGGTCAAGCCTTTGCAATTTAGAAGGCTCGAGGTCAATTTTCCAAAAGAAGATTGTTTCAAAGGCAATACAAAAAGgcgagcaggttgtctgtttagctatttcaagaaccaccaagttttatcgtcagcagactttgctaaagaactccagaattgcaatagccataacATGTCTTCAaggctaaaactagttgaTGATATATAGATaagttttatttagttttgtaGTTTCACCATTATGTAgttttgaaaaatgaaaaatcggGAGCATATTTTCAGAATTTTgttctttaaatatttgaatgaAAGTGGAAATCCAActgaaattgtttgttttactTATTTCTGTTGCTACACGtattcatttaattaaatttagtttgGGACTGAATATCACAAATAATATTGGTAAAGATCTGTAGTACCCACGAATAACATAGTTCTATTAAATCCAATGTATATCTCTTATACACAATTAAACCGAAGCCTTTTTTTATATAGCCATTAGCGAGTTATCTACTTTAGCTTTTGTattaacatatgtatgtgtatattatatatatacctggacatatacatacatatgtataatcaTGAGTGTCTGGCATGTTTGCCTCACTTGAGATACAGATAACAGTCATTTAAAGAATATTGCGTTTTATATAAGTGatatattcattttggcaAGATGACTGCCAGCTTTCCAATCTATCGTCCATGTGGTGTAAGATCCGTAGTACTTTAAGACCCCTACGTAATTACGTTTAGTAGgattgtaaaagaaaaacaagttTTATCTTTGAATTGCTTTCGTGCTTTTAGGGTGTTTTGTAATCTATTGattttaaagtttatttattgGATCTTTGCataagtgtgtgtatgtatatatatatattctatgtTGTTAGTagcattttatataaatatattaatgtTGTGGTTTGCGTTTTACGAATGCATATAATCATTTAATCTTAACCAAAAGTTATTGGGATTCTTTTacttgtgtgtgtgaataAACAAAATCGATCAAAAAAGACACATTCTaatgtctatgtatgtatatatatgtatgtaaagagaaaaaataaaaaaatataataatggggaaaaacataaataaaaaattgaataattcacaaaaataaacttaaagctaacattttttttttcatttttatagtttttaaattttttttttgcattttttttatatttttttgtttgttgtgggATTATAAGTTTTATGTAATAGTTTACGACAGTTGCTCTTAACGTGGCTAAAACCAtggatgtttttttttttaatgggcATAAAATAGAAGGACTACCGCGAAGCAAGGTAGGTCGGACGATTTTGGATGTTTCGATTTTGAATTAGAATAAATTTGAAGATTTTTATCATTGAACACATTGGGGCTCAATATGTCAGATTGTGGATTAGAGTTAATCGGGATAAAGAATgctacatatattttatatgattTTATATGAAtgttatgtatgtaaatgttcCATATTGATTATTGATTTGATATTATCGGGATGTTGGTTAACTATATCTTCAATTCGTAAATCGTTCGTCTCTTCTGCCATCATTTTCGTTTGGGGGGAGTCAACTACTCCTGGATGGTGTAAAGGAAATAGTAGTTCTCATTGTCATTGATGGCGGCTGGTGGTGCCTGTGGGGCCTTTCTAGACATCGGCTCGAAACCCATAAACAGAAATGCTTCGATCAAGCGTGCGCGTTCCGGTTGGTCCTTGCGCATCACCATTACAATGCCGTCAACCTCCAATTTGTCCTCGGCAAACTCCAGCAATGAGATGAAGGTCTCCTTGGAGCCGGCTGGCGGTAAATCCTTGGGGAAGGCGACATACAGCATATTGTTATTTGGGTTCAATATCGACATCCAATTGGTACTCTGGTCTTCGGTGACGTGCAACTTGATGGAAATCTGCACCGGCTGGTCATGCTGCAAGATCTGGCGCAGCACCTCTTGGCAATCATCTTCCGAGCACAACGAATGGATATCGTGTTGCATCGATGCCGACTCTAGGTCGGAGCATGATGAAGAGGTCGATGATGATGCCCGAG encodes:
- the LOC6652484 gene encoding histidine-rich glycoprotein, yielding MKKTVCILIVAILIAVAYAMQPLNHDQQHHHHKRQSHSQNQHHLQPHQHHSSVHRSPKSEENKHAHKAIPLIAGGVHKLHKLKSQRSPRQSHSGKESKPNHKHHQKQHHSKKRHTGSSRRH
- the LOC6652519 gene encoding LOW QUALITY PROTEIN: ornithine decarboxylase antizyme (The sequence of the model RefSeq protein was modified relative to this genomic sequence to represent the inferred CDS: deleted 1 base in 1 codon), with product MAAATILMSEKEERLKDLSSEGEEEGDPILSSSIVRRDFNDSGIAACAAAAKASDGKFRTISTSSCATNMSNESYRISLGVGPLWWSDVPVHHRTDHDRASLLTGYSRKSSVDSAGSSLYEASSRASSSTSSSCSDLESASMQHDIHSLCSEDDCQEVLRQILQHDQPVQISIKLHVTEDQSTNWMSILNPNNNMLYVAFPKDLPPAGSKETFISLLEFAEDKLEVDGIVMVMRKDQPERARLIEAFLFMGFEPMSRKAPQAPPAAINDNENYYFLYTIQE